A window of Belonocnema kinseyi isolate 2016_QV_RU_SX_M_011 chromosome 9, B_treatae_v1, whole genome shotgun sequence contains these coding sequences:
- the LOC117179598 gene encoding solute carrier family 12 member 8 has protein sequence MGSREDTSVVFSDPRNDRQVDLSRFGLGDTENNRSQQSQNRSYDEFGPEMYQTGTNELFAQEYNADPWWKSNFFISQPVLFGTWDGVFTSCLINIFGVIVFLRSGWIVGQAGALNAVLIILATVCVALVTVLSAVGICERCRVESGGVYFLLSHVLGSRFGGAIGLLYCFGQAVGCALNVLGFGESMAGLVGLDSTWAQRGFACAAVVLLSVINVAGVKWVVKLQFVLLLILLLAGADFMIGSFTHENPEIGFEGWLTGNLKNNTFPSYENGYGWFTTFGVFFPTVTGVLAGINMSGDLRQPSTNIPNGTLAALGTGTVLYLVFSLFLAATCTRQVLKTNFMIASTVSAFSVLLLAGLYVSSFSSCLGAMYGTPRVLQSIAGQNVIPGISCLQRGKGPNKVPIYAMLVVASVTLAFIITGQINTLAPIVTMPFLLTYACMDYAYFALAQTFDLRHSREQRFSSQTPTFDRNYGAAGRNEMVETENDLDTLFPERIRHKNIAANPNFSDNVIVDSSPSLDENNSAADNMTRRVHIHGKLGNWYSPFCNRWFSLVGALVKLLIMFLVHWGYATANIIVVFLVWSYIGHANPAVKPGVSAEFKFFEWLKNSLLRLLGRKVYDYEQIVVTPVHPGVETSSAQLNEENEDFAGRRRYHQTATVTGQYVHVD, from the exons AATGCTGATCCCTGgtggaaatcaaatttttttatatcacagCCAGTTTTATTTGGAACCTGGGACGGAGTTTTCACCTCATGcctgattaatatttttggagtAATTGTATTTTTGAGATCAGGCTGGATAGTAGGCCAAGCCGGTGCTTTAAATGCTGTTTTGATCATCTTAGCTACAG TTTGTGTGGCTTTGGTGACGGTTCTTTCGGCAGTAGGAATTTGTGAAAGATGTCGAGTCGAAAGTGGAGGAGTTTATTTTTTACTCTCCCATGTCCTCGGATCGAGATTCGGTGGAGCTATCGGATTATTGTACTGCTTTGGACAG GCTGTCGGTTGTGCTCTTAATGTTTTGGGTTTTGGAGAATCCATGGCAGGTCTCGTCGGTCTTGATTCAACCTGGGCACAACGAGGATTTGCTTGTGCTGCAGTTGTCTTGCTTTCAGTAATAAATGTCGCAGGAGTGAAATGGGTGGTGAAACTTCAATTTGTCCTGCTATTGATTCTCCTCCTTGCTGGCGCCGATTTCATGATCGGAAGTTTCACTCATGAAAACCCTG aaattggtTTCGAGGGCTGGCTAACTGGAAACTTGAAAAACAATACATTCCCCTCCTACGAAAACGGTTACGGCTGGTTTACCACCTTCGGGGTATTTTTCCCGACCGTAACTGGAGTCTTGGCTGGAATTAACATGAGTGGTGATTTACGACAACCCTCTACTAACATTCCTAATGGAACTCTAGCTGCTTTAGGAACTGg AACGGTCCTCTACTTGGTTTTCTCTTTGTTTCTGGCCGCGACTTGTACGaggcaagttttaaaaacaaacttcATGATTGCCTCGACAGTATCGGCGTTTTCGGTTTTACTTCTCGCTGGTCTTTACGTTTCTTCATTCAGCAGTTGTTTAGGAGCAATGTATGGAACTCCAAGAGTTCTCCAGTCGATTGCTGGACAAAATGTGATACCTGGAATCAGTTGTTTACAACGAGGA AAAGGGCCAAATAAGGTGCCAATCTACGCAATGTTGGTTGTTGCTAGCGTCACTCTTGCTTTTATAATTACGGGACAGATAAATACACTTGCTCCTATTGTTACGATGCCTTTTTTGCTGACTTATGCTTGCATGGATTATGCATATTTCGCCCTGGCGCAAACTTTTGATCTGCGTCATTCGAGAGAACAAAGATTTTCTTCACAAACGCcgacttttgatagaaattatgGTGCAGCTGGGAGAAATGAAATGGTGGAAACTGAAAACGATTTAGATACCTTATTCCCTGAAAGAATTCGACACAAGAACATCGCA GCAAATCCTAATTTTTCGGATAACGTAATTGTGGACTCCTCGCCGAGTTTGGATGAAAATAACAGTGCAGCTGATAATATGACGAGGAGAGTTCATATCCACGGAAAATTAGGGAATTGGTATAGCCCCTTCTGCAATCGATGGTTTTCGCTAGTGGgt GCACTTGTGAAGCTTCTAATAATGTTCCTGGTCCACTGGGGATACGCAACAGCGAATATCATTGTCGTTTTTCTCGTCTGGAGTTACATTGGACATGCAAATCCTGCCGTGAAGCCTGGAGTTTCTGCCGAATTTAAATTCTTCGAGTGGTTGAAGAATTCGCTCCTGAGACTGCTGGG GAGAAAAGTTTACGACTACGAGCAAATTGTCGTAACTCCAGTTCATCCAGGAGTTGAAACAAGTTCAGCACAACTAAACGAGGAGAATGAAGATTTTGCTGGAAGGAGAAGATATCACCAAACTGCGACAGTCACTGGACAATACGTCCAcgttgattaa